A single genomic interval of Macadamia integrifolia cultivar HAES 741 chromosome 6, SCU_Mint_v3, whole genome shotgun sequence harbors:
- the LOC122081232 gene encoding CBS domain-containing protein CBSCBSPB1 isoform X1, whose product MTDQGGSSRKSMTLYSSSSQGKKKSFENGSDTGRKSLASSRSMVSGERTVKRLRLSKALTIPENTTIIEACRRMAARRVDALLLTDSNALLCGILTDKDVATRVIARELNLEETPVSKVMTRNPVFVLSDTLAVEALQKMVLGKFRHLPVVDNGEVIALLDIAKCLYDAIARLERAAEKGKAIAAAVEGVEKHWGTSISGPNTFIETLRERMFKPSLSTIIPENSKIVTVSPTDSVLTATKKMLEFRLSSAIVTVGNKPQGILTSKDILMRIIAQNLSPESTPVELVMTPNPECATVDTPIVDALHRMHDGKFLHLPVVDRDGSIVAVIDVIHITHAAIATVGGNGAAGNETTNTMMQKFWDSAMALGPLDDEEETRSEGSLKLASDGAETGRSTAPFSPFGMPNTFGFKIEDRKGRMHRFNCDARSLTDLLTSIIQRVGSDIDRSHLPQILYEDEDHDKVVIASDGDLAAAVDHAKLVGLKSLRLHLDYSGLEGQRGGGSVTLDFAQGDAWAAAYSAVAAGAALVAGLGVLAFLRRSSA is encoded by the exons ATGACCGATCAAGGAGGTTCTTCCCGGAAGAGTATGACTCTGTATAGCTCGTCAtctcaaggaaagaaaaaatcttttgaGAATGGCAGTGATACCGGCCGTAAATCGCTTGCTTCATCTCGTTCCAT GGTATCTGGTGAGCGCACTGTAAAGCGCTTGCGGCTGTCGAAAGCCTTGACAATACCTGAAAATACTACCATCATTGAGGCTTGTCGTCGGATGGCTGCTCGTAGAGTTGATGCTTTGTTGCTCACGGACTCAAATGCTTTACTTTGTGGAATTCTAACAGACAAA GATGTAGCAACAAGAGTCATTGCTCGTGAGCTAAACCTTGAAGAAACTCCTGTCTCCAAAGTCATGACAAGGAAcccagtttttgttctttcaGATACACTAGCTGTGGAAGCACTGCAGAAGATGGTGTTAG GGAAATTCAGGCATTTGCCTGTTGTGGACAATGGAGAGGTCATTGCTTTACTTGATATAGCAAAGTGTCTTTATGATGCCATTGCACGTTTGGAAAGAGCAGCTGAGAAGGGAAAGGCCATTGCTGCAGCTGTTGAAGGAGTTGAAAAGCATTGGGGGACTTCAATCTCTG GCCCTAACACATTCATTGAAACTCTTCGGGAGCGAATGTTTAAACCTTCTTTGTCTACTATCATTCCAGAGAATTCAAA GATAGTAACAGTGTCACCCACTGACTCAGTCTTAACTGCAACAAAAAAGATGCTTGAATTTCGTTTAAGCTCCGCAATCGTAACTGTTGGGAATAAACCTCAAGGAATCCTAAC TTCAAAGGATATTCTGATGCGGATCATTGCACAAAATCTTTCACCAGAGTCAACTCCTGTGGAGCTG GTCATGACCCCAAATCCTGAATGTGCAACAGTTGATACACCAATTGTTGATGCTCTACATAGAATGCACGATGGGAAATTTTTACATCTTCCAGTTGTGGATCGAG ATGGAAGCATTGTTGCTGTTATTGATGTAATCCATATCACTCATGCAGCAATAGCTACA GTGGGAGGCAATGGTGCGGCTGGAAATGAGACAACAAACACTATGATGCAAAAGTTTTGGGATTCTGCCATGGCATTGGGACCtttggatgatgaagaagagacaCGGAG TGAGGGGTCATTAAAACTGGCTTCTGATGGGGCAGAGACTGGGAGGTCGACAGCACCTTTTAGTCCTTTTGGCATGCCTAATACCTTTGGCTTCAAGATTGAAGATAGAAAGGGCCGGATGCATAGATTTAACTGTG ATGCTCGTAGTTTGACAGATCTTTTAACTTCCATCATCCAGAGGGTGGGTAGTGACATCGATCGGAGCCACCTGCCGCAGATTTTG TATGAAGATGAAGATCATGATAAAGTTGTAATCGCATCGGATGGTGACCTTGCAGCAGCTGTGGATCATGCAAAGCTGGTTGGTTTGAAG AGTCTGAGGCTGCATCTAGATTATTCAGGGTTGGAAGGTCAGAGGGGTGGTGGTTCAGTAACTTTGGATTTTGCACAAGGGGATGCATGGGCTGCTGCATATAGTGCTGTGGCAGCAGGGGCTGCTCTTGTTGCTGGACTTGGTGTATTGGCATTTTTGAGGCGATCTAGTGCCTGA
- the LOC122081232 gene encoding CBS domain-containing protein CBSCBSPB5 isoform X2, whose translation MTDQGGSSRKSMTLYSSSSQGKKKSFENGSDTGRKSLASSRSMVSGERTVKRLRLSKALTIPENTTIIEACRRMAARRVDALLLTDSNALLCGILTDKDVATRVIARELNLEETPVSKVMTRNPVFVLSDTLAVEALQKMVLGKFRHLPVVDNGEVIALLDIAKCLYDAIARLERAAEKGKAIAAAVEGVEKHWGTSISGPNTFIETLRERMFKPSLSTIIPENSNSKDILMRIIAQNLSPESTPVELVMTPNPECATVDTPIVDALHRMHDGKFLHLPVVDRDGSIVAVIDVIHITHAAIATVGGNGAAGNETTNTMMQKFWDSAMALGPLDDEEETRSEGSLKLASDGAETGRSTAPFSPFGMPNTFGFKIEDRKGRMHRFNCDARSLTDLLTSIIQRVGSDIDRSHLPQILYEDEDHDKVVIASDGDLAAAVDHAKLVGLKSLRLHLDYSGLEGQRGGGSVTLDFAQGDAWAAAYSAVAAGAALVAGLGVLAFLRRSSA comes from the exons ATGACCGATCAAGGAGGTTCTTCCCGGAAGAGTATGACTCTGTATAGCTCGTCAtctcaaggaaagaaaaaatcttttgaGAATGGCAGTGATACCGGCCGTAAATCGCTTGCTTCATCTCGTTCCAT GGTATCTGGTGAGCGCACTGTAAAGCGCTTGCGGCTGTCGAAAGCCTTGACAATACCTGAAAATACTACCATCATTGAGGCTTGTCGTCGGATGGCTGCTCGTAGAGTTGATGCTTTGTTGCTCACGGACTCAAATGCTTTACTTTGTGGAATTCTAACAGACAAA GATGTAGCAACAAGAGTCATTGCTCGTGAGCTAAACCTTGAAGAAACTCCTGTCTCCAAAGTCATGACAAGGAAcccagtttttgttctttcaGATACACTAGCTGTGGAAGCACTGCAGAAGATGGTGTTAG GGAAATTCAGGCATTTGCCTGTTGTGGACAATGGAGAGGTCATTGCTTTACTTGATATAGCAAAGTGTCTTTATGATGCCATTGCACGTTTGGAAAGAGCAGCTGAGAAGGGAAAGGCCATTGCTGCAGCTGTTGAAGGAGTTGAAAAGCATTGGGGGACTTCAATCTCTG GCCCTAACACATTCATTGAAACTCTTCGGGAGCGAATGTTTAAACCTTCTTTGTCTACTATCATTCCAGAGAATTCAAA TTCAAAGGATATTCTGATGCGGATCATTGCACAAAATCTTTCACCAGAGTCAACTCCTGTGGAGCTG GTCATGACCCCAAATCCTGAATGTGCAACAGTTGATACACCAATTGTTGATGCTCTACATAGAATGCACGATGGGAAATTTTTACATCTTCCAGTTGTGGATCGAG ATGGAAGCATTGTTGCTGTTATTGATGTAATCCATATCACTCATGCAGCAATAGCTACA GTGGGAGGCAATGGTGCGGCTGGAAATGAGACAACAAACACTATGATGCAAAAGTTTTGGGATTCTGCCATGGCATTGGGACCtttggatgatgaagaagagacaCGGAG TGAGGGGTCATTAAAACTGGCTTCTGATGGGGCAGAGACTGGGAGGTCGACAGCACCTTTTAGTCCTTTTGGCATGCCTAATACCTTTGGCTTCAAGATTGAAGATAGAAAGGGCCGGATGCATAGATTTAACTGTG ATGCTCGTAGTTTGACAGATCTTTTAACTTCCATCATCCAGAGGGTGGGTAGTGACATCGATCGGAGCCACCTGCCGCAGATTTTG TATGAAGATGAAGATCATGATAAAGTTGTAATCGCATCGGATGGTGACCTTGCAGCAGCTGTGGATCATGCAAAGCTGGTTGGTTTGAAG AGTCTGAGGCTGCATCTAGATTATTCAGGGTTGGAAGGTCAGAGGGGTGGTGGTTCAGTAACTTTGGATTTTGCACAAGGGGATGCATGGGCTGCTGCATATAGTGCTGTGGCAGCAGGGGCTGCTCTTGTTGCTGGACTTGGTGTATTGGCATTTTTGAGGCGATCTAGTGCCTGA